The Lewinellaceae bacterium DNA window ATTATGGGCAGCGCCCCGCGAGTGTATACATACCACGCTTCCGCAATGTCCAGCGTAATGACCAGGAATACCTCCGCGGTTTCAGTTTCGAAAATTATACCGGACGGAGCGATTGGGACCGGGGGGCGAGTCAACCGGGACTGGGCGCCGAGTGGAAAGAGTCTCTTACGAAACCAGGAGACTGGTGGGCTTACTTTGAAGCCTATGGAGAAACACTACCCGAGTTTACCAATCAGGTTACATTAAGCAAGACGGAGAAAGATCAGTGGGGTTTACCTGTACTGGAAGTGGATATGGCCTACGGTGACAATGAGATGAAAATGCGTAAAGATATGCAGGCTTCCGCTGTCGAAATGCTGAATAATGCCGGTATGGAATGGGTGATGCCATTTGACTACGGTGCTATTCCCGGCACAGTCATTCATGAGATGGGCACTGCGCGGATGGGCAAGGATCCGAAAACTTCCGTGCTCAACAAGTGGAATCAGGCGCATGATGTCCTAAATCTATTTGTAACTGACGGTTCGTGCATGGCCTCTTCACCGTGCCAGAACCCGTCACTAACCTATATGGCCCTGACCGCACGTGCCTGTGATTATGCAGTGAAACAATTGAAAGCAGGGGAAATTTGAATTTTTCCTCTATCCCTTGAATGCCAATTCGTATTTTCAGTCCGGTGGTAAACCACAAGGCTGTGAAGTGGACTAAATCAAATCCGGAAGTACTATCCTTAACCCTGGCATTCGTATTCATAGCTTGCCAATCCGTGCATAAGCAGCCGGAAGAAACGTCCGCCACTCCCCTGGCCGGGCATCCCAATATGGTGATGATCGTAGTGGATGATCAGCGATGGGACGAGCTTTCCATTGCAGGTCACCCTTTTCTCAAGACGCCAAATATGGATCGATTAGCCCGCGAAGGTATTTTGTTCAGAAATGCGTATCAGGTGGTACCACTTTGCTCCCCAAACCGTGCCAGCATCCTCACTGGTCAATATCCTTCCCGCCATGGCATTGTAGATAATGTTGCACGGGATCGCGCCAGTCATCGACTACAACTTTTCGCACCGTTATTGCAGCAGGCCGGCTATACAACCGCACACATTGGTAAATGGCATATGGGGAATGACCCTACCCCGCGTCCGGGTTACGATTACTGGACTTGTCTTCCCGGTCAGGGCCGGACCATAGATCCCATTCTTTATGAGGATGGTCGCCTGGACACCATCAGTGGTTATGTTACGGACATCCTAACGGACAAAATGATCGAATTTATCCGGAACAATGCCAGCAAGCCATTTTTTGCTTACCTGGGTCATAAGGCTGTGCATCCGGATGCGAAACAACTCAACAATGGAGCTATTGACCTTAAAGCAGGGCATCGCTTCATCCCCGCTCCTCGCCACGAAGGCACGTATCACGATGCATTTTTCCAAAGACGCCCAAATGCACTCACATCCTATGACCAGGTGGACTCGGCATCTGTCATCGGACAAGCTCTGATTGAAAAAAGCCGCCCGACCATCCGAAATGAATTTGGAGACGATTTACTGGATCATTTCACGACCGATAAAACCATCCGTGAACGTTCGGAAATGCTCCTTGCCGTCGACGAAAGCCTGGGGAAGATAATGGCTGCACTGGAAGCTTTAAATATTCTGGATAACACTTGCATCATCTTAACCAGCGACAACGGTTATTTCTACGGCGAACACGGTTTGAGCCTGGAAAGAAGACTCCCTTACGAGGAATCGGTGAGGACACCATTGATAATCCGCTATCCGGGAGCAATCAGTCATCCCGGACAGGATGACCACTTCACCCTCTCCATCGACTATGCACCGACGATCCTGGACCTGGCCGGTATCGCTATTCCCGCGTGGATGCAGGGTCGTTCTCTGGTCCCCTTAATGCAGGGACCGGTCAAGGATTGGCGGCAATCCTTTTTAATGGAATACTACAGCTATGAGAATCCCATGCCCTGGCTGATCGATACCGATTACAAGGCTTTGCGAAAAGGTAATTACAAATACATCAGGTGGTATAAATACCAGGATCGCGATGAACTTTACGATCTGGAATCCGATCCTTATGAAATGCATAATCTTGTGCACGAACCCAATATGAAATCTCTTGCAAGCGAAATGAAAACCGAACTGGCTCAGGCTGCAGCTGAGGCCATGGGTTTAAATTGATAAGATGAACATAAACACATGATCCAACACATCACCTCTCCCACCCTGATTGCCGCCGCCGGCAATAAACCCAAAAAAATAGAAGAGTTTTTCGGCCGGGTCAACAGTGACACCACCGAAGTAAGCATTGCCCGGATGACTTCTCCCGAAGGTTGGGTTGAGCCTGTCCAGACTCCTGAATTCAATGAATACACAGTGGTGCTGGAAGGCTGCCTACAAGTAAAGACTGCAGAAGGTGTCCTGGATGTCCGGGCCGGAGAAGCCATTCTGATCCGCGGAGGGACCTGGGTCCAGTACAGTACACCCTATGCTGGTGGCGCCCAATATATGGCCGTCTGCCTGCCGGCATTTTCCATGGATACCGTACATCGGGAATAGTTATGAAGGTTGAAGGTTGAATGCAATTAAGCCATATGGCTGTATGTCTAATTTCCTTTCTTTTTAACTTCCATATTTATTAACACCTCAACATACCGTGCAATCCATCATCATTTCCCAATACCGGGCAGCCCTGAAAATGCTGGAATCAACGATCCGGAAATGTCCGCTGGCTCAATGGGATGATGGTACCGACGATTCACCATTCTGGCGCGTGGCCTACCATACTTTGTTTTATACGGATCTCTATTTATCCCCGAGTGAAGACACATTTCTAGCTGACCTCATGCATTTGCCAAACTACCAATACCTGGGAAAGACCTCTTTCGACGGACAACAGGTGAACATCAGCAAACGATTTACTGCTGAAGAAATACTCCACTATCTGGATTCGATCCGTGACCGTTTACCACAAGCCATTGCAGAAAAAGATCTGGAAAGCCCAGGTGGATTCAGCTGGCTGCCGATGACCACCGCTGAGCTGCATCTGTACAGCATTCGTCACATTCAGCATCATATTGGCCAATTGATCGAGCGTTTGCATCAGGCGGGGATTCAGGGATTTCCATGGGTCGGTCGTATCAACTGAATATTTCTGAATTGCCCCTATGAACTGGCGCAATCACGCCATCTATGCTGTTATAAAATGAACTAAGTTTGTTGGATCAAATCATTAAATCACTGCAATGACTTCTAAAACTCAAATCTCCATCGAAGCGAGCGTTAACGCTCCCGTTGACAAAGCCTGGGAATGTTACACGCAGGTCGATCATGTCCTGCAATGGAATCACGCCTCCGATGACTGGCACTCCCCCAGCGGCGAGAACGACCTGCGTCCGGGTGGCAAATTCAACTACCGGATGGAAGCCAGGGATGGCAGCTTTGGCTTTGACTTCTGGGGTATTTATGACGAGGTGATCCCTCAGAAAAAAATAGCCTACACCCTGGGTGATGACCGCAAGGCAACGGTCAACTTTTTACCCAATGGCGACCAAACCGATGTATCGGTGGTGTTTGAAGCGGAAGACACCAATCCCATCGAATTGCAGCGCGGAGGCTGGCAGATGATCCTTAACAATTACAAAAAACACACAGAGTCCTGCAAGTAAGAGTCATTTAAATTCTCAATAATTAAACACCAGCAATACGGTCCGTCTATGATGATCGTGGTTGGAATTGCATCCTTAACTGGCTTTCGTAATACTTTCCGATCTGAAATTTGAGTGAACCACAGAATTGACTTAATTTACTGGATATCTCGAACACACCAGCGTACATCCATAAGCATGAAACTTTACTATGTACATTGTTCAATCGTATCCGGTAGCAGTGATCCTGTGTGTGATCACCATGTTGTGTTGGGGTTCCTGGGCCAATACCCAGAAACTCGCAACTAAAAATTGGGCTTTCCCACTCTTCTACTGGGACTATACCTTGGGGGTGTTGCTGTTTTCCCTGCTTTTTGGTCTAACCTTGGGGAGTTCCGGTGATTCGGGGCAGGGCTTCCTGGCCAATCTGGCTGACGCGGATACTGCCGCATTGGGTTCCGCGTTCCTGGGCGGAGTGGTATTCAACTTCGCCAATCTGTTGCTGGTAGCGGCCATAGATCTGGCAGGCATGGCCATCGCATTTCCGATTGGCATTGGATTAGCCCTGGTGCTGGGCGTCCTGGTCAACTACCTGGCAACACCGGTCGGCAACGCGGTATTTCTGTTTACGGGTGTGGCTCTGGTTTCGGTCGCTATCATCCTGGATGCAATCGCTTACAAAAAAATCAGCAAAGGATCGGCTACTTCGCGAGGCATCCTGATCTCCTTGCTGGCAGGCATACTGATGGGTTTCTTTTTCCGCTTTGTCGCGGCATCCATGTCCCCGGATAACCAGGTCATCGCTCCGGGCATGCTCACGCCATATTCCGCATTATTCGTATTCGCCATAGGGGTTTTTCTATCCAGTTTTTTGTTCAATAGTTATTTCATGTATCGCCCCATGAATGGATCCGTAGTGACCTTCCGGGACTATTTCTCTCTGGGAGATCTCCGGCTGCATACTATTGGCATCCTGGGTGGGATCATCTGGTGCATTGGTATGAGTCTCAGTCTGATCGCGAGCGAAAAAGCCGGATATGCCATCTCCTATGGCCTGGGCCAGGGGGCAACTCTGATTGCCGCGATCTGGGGCGTTTTCATCTGGAAGGAGTTTAAGCATGCCCCTCCGGGTACTGACCGGTTGCTTACGCTGATGTTTG harbors:
- a CDS encoding DinB family protein; translation: MQSIIISQYRAALKMLESTIRKCPLAQWDDGTDDSPFWRVAYHTLFYTDLYLSPSEDTFLADLMHLPNYQYLGKTSFDGQQVNISKRFTAEEILHYLDSIRDRLPQAIAEKDLESPGGFSWLPMTTAELHLYSIRHIQHHIGQLIERLHQAGIQGFPWVGRIN
- a CDS encoding cupin, translated to MIQHITSPTLIAAAGNKPKKIEEFFGRVNSDTTEVSIARMTSPEGWVEPVQTPEFNEYTVVLEGCLQVKTAEGVLDVRAGEAILIRGGTWVQYSTPYAGGAQYMAVCLPAFSMDTVHRE
- a CDS encoding sulfatase, with product MKWTKSNPEVLSLTLAFVFIACQSVHKQPEETSATPLAGHPNMVMIVVDDQRWDELSIAGHPFLKTPNMDRLAREGILFRNAYQVVPLCSPNRASILTGQYPSRHGIVDNVARDRASHRLQLFAPLLQQAGYTTAHIGKWHMGNDPTPRPGYDYWTCLPGQGRTIDPILYEDGRLDTISGYVTDILTDKMIEFIRNNASKPFFAYLGHKAVHPDAKQLNNGAIDLKAGHRFIPAPRHEGTYHDAFFQRRPNALTSYDQVDSASVIGQALIEKSRPTIRNEFGDDLLDHFTTDKTIRERSEMLLAVDESLGKIMAALEALNILDNTCIILTSDNGYFYGEHGLSLERRLPYEESVRTPLIIRYPGAISHPGQDDHFTLSIDYAPTILDLAGIAIPAWMQGRSLVPLMQGPVKDWRQSFLMEYYSYENPMPWLIDTDYKALRKGNYKYIRWYKYQDRDELYDLESDPYEMHNLVHEPNMKSLASEMKTELAQAAAEAMGLN
- a CDS encoding SRPBCC domain-containing protein, which codes for MTSKTQISIEASVNAPVDKAWECYTQVDHVLQWNHASDDWHSPSGENDLRPGGKFNYRMEARDGSFGFDFWGIYDEVIPQKKIAYTLGDDRKATVNFLPNGDQTDVSVVFEAEDTNPIELQRGGWQMILNNYKKHTESCK
- a CDS encoding multidrug DMT transporter permease, producing MYIVQSYPVAVILCVITMLCWGSWANTQKLATKNWAFPLFYWDYTLGVLLFSLLFGLTLGSSGDSGQGFLANLADADTAALGSAFLGGVVFNFANLLLVAAIDLAGMAIAFPIGIGLALVLGVLVNYLATPVGNAVFLFTGVALVSVAIILDAIAYKKISKGSATSRGILISLLAGILMGFFFRFVAASMSPDNQVIAPGMLTPYSALFVFAIGVFLSSFLFNSYFMYRPMNGSVVTFRDYFSLGDLRLHTIGILGGIIWCIGMSLSLIASEKAGYAISYGLGQGATLIAAIWGVFIWKEFKHAPPGTDRLLTLMFVCFIIGLTCIIYSRYA